From Clarias gariepinus isolate MV-2021 ecotype Netherlands chromosome 1, CGAR_prim_01v2, whole genome shotgun sequence:
TTTCCAGTCTGTAGTGCACCTGATATGTCCTTGTGTTTCTTATTATGTTGAAGATACGAAAGTCAAAGAGATCAGCTATCCCAGCAGTCCTTTAACATGGAACAGGCCAACTATACAATTCAGTCTTTAAAGGACACCAAAACAACAGTAAGTCAATACATTTGACTTTGCTCTCCAGTCCCCAAGATACAGAGTCTAGTATTATGGATTACATTGCATTAACCTCCTTACCATGAATTGCAGATATCCTAGTTGAAACTTCACACGGATCtattgatgcaaaaaaaaacagctatttTATTGTACTTTTCTAGGTTGAAGCAATGAAGATTGGGgcaaaggaaatgaaaaaagcCTATAAGCAAGTGAAGATGGATCAGATTGAAGTATAACTCAGTTTATGttattcaaaaatataaaataatgatatcGTTTACATAATTGTGCATGTATTTAATACCCTAACCCTAGGCCTTGTGTGGATGATATAATTTCACTAAGCATAAACATTATCATTGCATAATTATGTTTGTGTCTTTGCATTCTGattctactgtaaaataaagtaggctcatcattatactgtacatatttatgCCTATTAGGACTTACAGGACCAGCTTGAGGACATGATGGAGGAAGCCAGTGAAGTGCAGGAGGCTCTGAGTCGCAGCTATGGTACACCAGACATTGATGAGGATGAACTAGAAGCGGGTAGGTGgtccactgtatatgtatatctgTGATACAAAAGCTGATAATCCTGAGTACAGATCACTTCATTTGGTTTTTGCTACAGAGCTGGATGCGCTCGGAGATGAGTTATTACTGGATGATGACAGCTCCTATCTAGATGAAGCCTCGTCGGCACCCTCCATCCCAGAGGGAATGCCCAGtgacagcaaaacaaataaggTTACACTTAGATCAGTCAAGTCTAGATATGTTTCTTCACTCGGGTGGTATCCTTTCAGTTTAGAAATACTGTGGAAGCACTGTATCATGTAGAAGACTTTATTTCTCGTTTTTTTCTGGGTTTGGTGAGAAAGAAAACTGTaagatttatatactgtatgtcctatAATGTGGGCAGAAAAGCAATGTGTATAATCATTATGAACATTATGATTGTAGTCAGAGTTTTAACAGACAAATGAATAACAGCCAGGTGTTCAAAATGTGAATCATTTAAACTGGCCAGTCCTTTGTTTAATAGGTGTGTCTGTTTCTCAGGATGGTGTTCTGGTCGACGAGTTCGGATTGCCACAGATTCCAGCAACATAGACCGGGATGAATACTGCAGGTTCTCTTTTTTGACTGAAGATCACTTCAGTATTTCTGTAAATGTGGCATTCAAGAGTTGTTTGCCAATGAACCCTTTCCGAATGAGTTAATGGAGATTTTTGCTCAAGCATGTGGCCTTGTCATTTTCTATTTCCATTAGTATTTTGGTTAACAGACTATATTTTTTGCTCtttgacaaatataaaaaatagaaataccaTTGGTATCATCATCGTTATCATtgtcataatcatcatcatcatcatcatcatgcatctacagtatattgtgatATCTGACCATTAATGAATAAagcacaaaaatgtagaaataaacattttgtattaCTTGGTTGTTATTTATGATATTAATGTTCAGCAGACAGATTTCATATCTATTAAAAACCAAGACGTCTAGTTCTGGGCTCATGTGTGTCCCTTACCTACTGTACTGcagatgtttaactgttttttttttctgctgttacaaattttatgttttaattaaaggttTTATTAGGAATACCTATACAACTGTGCATTTACACAGTTATGTAATCAGCCAATTAgtgcaataaaaaatacattaggTCAAAACATCACAATGAAGAAAAAGTGTGATCTTAGTGACATGGTTGATAATGGTATAATTTTTGGTTCCAGATAGGTTGGTTCAGgtattttagaaactgctgaTATCCTGGGGTTTTCCCACACAGAGAACAGTCCATAAAGTTTACATAGAAtgcttaaaagaaaaattgagtGCTAGGCAGATATAAAATGATGGCTATGTGAATTCCAAGGTTTGAGTTACTATAGACTTTCAGTCTTAACTGTCTTGTCATTCTCCTTTGACCTTTCTCATCCAAAAAGTTGAAGCACTTGATCTGTATCAGCCTGATATGTTTTGCGATGTCCTGCTGATACATGATCAGCTGATTAGACATCTACATAAATGTGCAGCTGTACAGGTGTCTCTAATAACATGCAAAGTAAGTGTAGTACCATGTTTTTAAGGTTTCTAAGTTTTTAAAGAAGGTATAGTGATGCAGCAGGTGCAGCGTTCCACCTCAAACTATAAGGGTTTTTTGTTCTTTCCACCTGCCGGGTAAGTACATTGGCTACTCTAAATTGCTTAGAGGTGTGACTATGTTTGtgttgtgccctgtgatggactgtcATCCCATCCTGTATGTTTTCCTTATTACCAGTGTTGCTGGGCTAGCCTCTGGATCCACTATTACTCTTATCAGTATAAAGCATTTACTAAAGGGGAGTGAAaatttatagatttaaaatgaatataagTGACATGCTGGCACAGAAGACAAATGCCGCCTCACAGCACTAAGGTTCCCGGGTTCATTACTGAGTTTCAGTGGaggttcatacagtatgttctcacCAACTGTGAATGGATTGTAAGTGTCTTCAAAAACATGCCAATACATGTTTGACcttcttcaaattcaaaatCTCTTGGCCTGTGATAGACTGGTGTCTCAATCAGGGTGTTTTCCTCACTCGCAGTGTTGTCGGAAAATGATATTAAATAGTAATTAGAAAAGGAGATGATGTGATGCATTTTGGTCACCCATGACACtgtcaccggttttccttccttgtaTTACTTTTGGTCAGTTCTTACCACTGCGGACTGGGAACATCCCAGAAGACCTGCAGTAGTTGGTGAAAGTGCgtgggatatacagtattaggtaGCAAGTGAATGTTTTGTCCCTGAAGTTGTTGAAAATATGGGCAAGTGTAAAgatctgagtgactttgacaagggccaaattgtgatggctaaaggactgggtcagagcaaatacaaaactgcagctcttgtgggatgttcctggtcaaaagtgatccaaggaggaaaaacagggtcatgggtggccaaggctcactgatgcacatggggagtggtTAATGATTAAAGCTGGTTGTGAGGGAAAGGTGTCAGAGCACACAGTGCATCGCTGTTATGCTAGCTTAggcgggtggtcataatgttatggctgatatcAGATTTGTCCACTGCGTGGCAGTATGAGACAGGCCATGGCAACCGGTGCGTACTACGTCACATCCGGTGTCCCTGCCGGTCTACTGCGAGTGTGTGGAGATGGCGGACAGCAGCACAGTTACAGTGACAGTTTCTCATGGTAAACACTGCTAACCTTCACTCTCTGTTTTATTAGCTTTGACTTAAAAACAGTCATTTGTTAATCTCTCCACATACCTTTAGTTAATTATCAAAAAACGGAAGTTAGCTTGTTACCGTGTAACCTCCTCCTTAACAGAGTTATCGCTTGTGTTTCGTGTTTATATTTGTTGCTAGCTTGCTAGCTCCGTGTTTTCGTTGTATACGTTCTATTATATGCGCTCTGGTTTTATAAAGCTGTAACCAGGACTAATGTGTTTGTTACTTTAGGAAGCTCCAAACACAGCATCACACTAACAGGACAGGATGGAAATGAGCCCAGGGTGAAAGACCTGTCAGAAGCCCTGGCACAAACCACTGGAGTCCCACAGGCAGCtcagaaaataatatttaaaggtAATAACTGTAAAggttaattaataatcattGCAATTCcttatattttaatgttgttaGTCGACCTAATcctggtattggtgctaaaaaagtgtctcacctagatGAAAAAGTAAATTCACAGGTAGGATCATATTacaccattttttta
This genomic window contains:
- the chmp5a gene encoding charged multivesicular body protein 5; protein product: MNRLFGRSKTQAPPSLSECIGNIDARAEVMEKKIARIDAELIKYKDQMKKMRDGPAKNAVKQKAMRVLKQKRLYESQRDQLSQQSFNMEQANYTIQSLKDTKTTVEAMKIGAKEMKKAYKQVKMDQIEDLQDQLEDMMEEASEVQEALSRSYGTPDIDEDELEAELDALGDELLLDDDSSYLDEASSAPSIPEGMPSDSKTNKDGVLVDEFGLPQIPAT